A stretch of the Leopardus geoffroyi isolate Oge1 chromosome B2, O.geoffroyi_Oge1_pat1.0, whole genome shotgun sequence genome encodes the following:
- the LOC123609967 gene encoding uncharacterized protein LOC123609967, whose product MLSPRLQTGVTAECMARPPSPPRPHGSSARSMKVPPSQSRPRPFMRSLAHAGVHHRPRAVGPQLHSGAPKPKSPHCGAMVSPSVLGSNMSFQVSYSVGPRAALAPEDCSTARDPQQLRVWWVTAHAQRSLCVMRPLGAQSPGAERRLRIPADMRSGWIAVGDGFSRLGASASGVSDGIQGLGSALSLSLLAGPAVVLGRVSSGPFPEAVLGEKGWRDRLLMAASFSRKPPSVSAPLVLLRMPGHPPPASHLPSSARASSFCPEVYPGLPHVHSGRHLWKEAAAVGVLDVIPGSVERSGWCSLRPRCVFSRWCSLSCQLFCGKPSR is encoded by the exons ATGCTTAGCCCACGCCTTCAAACTGGAGTCACTGCAGAGTGCATGGCCCGGCCTCCTAGCCCGCCGCGTCCCCACGGCTCCAGTGCTCGGAGCATGAAGGTGCCACCCAGTCAGTCACGTCCAAGGCCGTTTATGCGGTCTCTTGCGCATGCAGGCGTGCACCACCGGCCGCGAGCTGTCGGCCCACAGCTTCATTCAGGAGCCCCAAAGCCCAAGTCGCCCCACTGTGGCGCAATGGTGTCACCATCCGTTTTGGGGTCCAATATGTCCTTCCAAGTCAGCTACTCCGTGGGCCCAAGGGCGGCCTTGGCCCCGGAGGACTGCAGCACGGCGCGAGACCCGCAGCAGCTCAGGGTGTGGTGGGTCACAGCGCACGCGCAGCGCTCACTGTGCGTGATGCGTCCCCTTGGGGCCCAGAGCCCTGGAGCAGAGAGGCGCTTGCGCATCCCGGCTGACATGCGCAGTGGGTGGATCGCTGTAGGCGACGGCTTCTCCCGGTTGGGGGCTTCGGCCTCCGGAGTCAGTGATGGGATCCAGGGGCTGGGTAGCGCCTTGTCGTTGTCCTTGCTTGCAGGCCCTGCGGTGGTCCTGGGTCGCGTATCCTCTGGGCCGTTCCCTGAGGCGGTCTTGGGCGAGAAGGGGTGGAGGGACCGGCTCTTGATGGctgcctccttctccaggaagccccctTCTGTTTCTGCGCCGCTCGTCCTGCTGCGCATGCCTGGGCACCCCCCTCCTGCTTCTCATCTGCCTTCGTCTGCAAGGGCCAGTTCCTTCTGCCCCGAAGTGTATCCAGGATTGCCTCACGTTCATTCAGGTAGACATCTGTGGAAAGAGGCAGCAGCAGTCGGAGTCCTTGACGTCATCCCTGGCTCCGTGGAACGTTCTGGGTGGTGTAGCTTGAGACCCCGCTGTGTCTTCTCACG ATGGTGCTCCCTTAGCTGCCAGCTGTTCTGTGGCAAACCCTCCAGATAA